In Phormidium yuhuli AB48, one genomic interval encodes:
- a CDS encoding thiamine phosphate synthase yields MSLEGQPHHNAHLTPPSVCRILDANLDRAREGIRIVEEWCRFGLNNAELTNTCKQMRQELGRWHSAQLRSARNTPDDPGVDLTHPREERRENVEQVLQANLCRVEEALRVLEEYGKLYDPDLGRACKQMRYQVYTLESNFLADQRQQKLKQASLYLVTSPSDRLFEVVEAALQGGLTLVQYRDKDTDDVTRLNTAQKLKHLCHDYGALFILNDRVDLALAIEADGVHLGQQDVPISFARQLLGSQRIIGRSTTSPEEMRRALAEGADYVGVGPVYATPTKQDKTPAGLDYVRYAAERCPIPWFAIGGIDMNTLPQVFEGGATRVAVVRALMQAEQPTLVTQYFLSQLAWINRMRRRDEQG; encoded by the coding sequence ATGTCACTTGAAGGACAACCCCATCACAACGCCCACCTCACTCCTCCCTCCGTTTGCCGGATTCTGGATGCGAACCTCGATCGCGCTCGGGAAGGGATACGGATTGTTGAGGAATGGTGTCGTTTCGGATTGAACAACGCTGAGTTGACCAATACCTGCAAACAAATGCGCCAGGAACTCGGCCGCTGGCATAGCGCCCAACTTCGCTCAGCGCGTAACACCCCTGATGACCCAGGTGTGGACCTCACTCACCCTCGCGAAGAACGACGGGAGAATGTAGAACAGGTCTTACAGGCTAATCTCTGTCGCGTCGAGGAAGCCTTACGAGTCCTAGAAGAATACGGGAAACTCTATGACCCCGACCTTGGCCGTGCCTGTAAGCAGATGCGATATCAAGTTTATACCCTAGAAAGTAACTTTCTGGCCGATCAACGGCAGCAAAAATTAAAACAAGCCTCCCTCTATCTGGTCACCTCCCCGAGCGATCGCCTCTTTGAGGTGGTTGAAGCGGCACTCCAGGGCGGACTGACTCTAGTGCAATATCGGGATAAGGATACCGATGATGTCACCCGACTCAACACCGCGCAAAAGCTCAAACATCTCTGTCATGACTATGGGGCCCTATTTATCCTGAACGATCGCGTGGATTTAGCCCTAGCCATTGAAGCCGATGGGGTCCATTTAGGCCAGCAAGATGTCCCCATTTCCTTTGCCCGCCAACTCCTCGGTTCACAGCGGATTATCGGTCGTTCCACCACTAGCCCCGAGGAAATGCGCCGGGCCCTGGCTGAAGGTGCGGATTATGTAGGGGTTGGGCCCGTCTATGCCACTCCCACCAAACAGGACAAAACTCCCGCCGGTTTAGACTATGTTCGCTATGCGGCGGAACGATGTCCAATTCCCTGGTTTGCCATTGGTGGCATTGATATGAATACCCTACCCCAAGTCTTTGAAGGGGGAGCAACTCGGGTGGCCGTTGTGCGGGCCCTAATGCAAGCGGAACAACCCACCCTGGTGACGCAGTATTTCCTCTCCCAGTTAGCCTGGATCAATCGGATGCGTCGTCGCGATGAGCAAGGTTAA
- a CDS encoding AMP-binding protein, whose translation MGQLLNYRALFAESEPAIFATFEAELGQKLQELDQQSPPVVVLLAEPEPISFLAGVLAAQMRGVALILGNPGWRWGEWQQVQEQVHYTLAWGEVPIPAQRGLAVSAYPPAATLLIATGGTSGRIRFAVQTWDRLTASALGFQEHIQAREIHCCCTLPLFHVSGLMQVVRSLVTGGRLVLSDYKRLDAGELPPLNPEDFWISLVPTQLQRLLGNPEIIPWLRRFAGILVGGAPPWPALLQQGRSHSLPLALTYGMTETASQVATLLPQEFLGGNNSSGRPLPHSQIRVCDPSGSPVKPGEMGHVTIQSKSLMWGYYEDFKGGISPLETLVSDDYGYFDEAGYLHLLGRGSQMIITGGEKVFPGEVEAVLRDCPGIEDVCVVGMADEDWGQVVVALYVPAGGESSEGIVAEGRSRLSQQLAHYKHPKCWWPTEEIPRNSRGKVEVEAVQQLISAFRPSKQGPKHGNDE comes from the coding sequence GTGGGGCAATTGTTAAACTATCGGGCCCTCTTTGCTGAGTCAGAACCGGCTATCTTCGCCACCTTTGAGGCTGAACTGGGGCAAAAACTGCAAGAGTTGGATCAGCAGTCCCCCCCAGTGGTGGTTCTCTTGGCGGAACCTGAGCCAATCTCCTTTTTGGCTGGGGTGTTGGCGGCCCAAATGCGAGGTGTGGCCCTGATTTTGGGGAATCCGGGTTGGCGATGGGGGGAATGGCAACAGGTACAGGAGCAGGTTCACTATACCCTGGCTTGGGGAGAAGTGCCGATTCCGGCTCAGCGGGGGTTAGCGGTGAGTGCTTATCCCCCCGCCGCGACGCTGCTGATTGCCACTGGGGGAACCTCGGGGCGGATTCGTTTCGCGGTACAAACCTGGGACCGGCTCACGGCCTCGGCTTTGGGGTTTCAGGAGCATATTCAGGCTCGGGAGATTCATTGTTGCTGTACGTTGCCCCTATTTCATGTCAGTGGCTTGATGCAGGTTGTGCGATCGCTCGTCACGGGGGGGCGACTGGTATTGAGTGATTACAAACGCTTAGACGCTGGGGAGTTGCCACCTCTGAACCCGGAAGACTTCTGGATCTCTTTAGTGCCAACCCAGTTACAGCGATTGTTAGGGAATCCTGAGATTATCCCCTGGTTACGGCGCTTTGCGGGGATTTTAGTGGGGGGAGCACCTCCCTGGCCGGCTCTGTTGCAGCAGGGGCGATCGCACTCTCTCCCTTTGGCACTCACCTATGGCATGACGGAAACGGCCTCTCAGGTGGCCACCTTGCTACCCCAGGAGTTTTTAGGGGGCAACAACAGCAGTGGTCGCCCTCTTCCCCATAGTCAAATTAGGGTCTGTGACCCCAGTGGAAGCCCCGTTAAGCCGGGGGAAATGGGTCACGTGACGATTCAATCCAAATCGTTAATGTGGGGCTATTATGAGGATTTTAAGGGGGGGATTTCGCCGTTAGAGACTCTGGTTAGTGATGATTATGGCTACTTCGATGAAGCGGGTTATCTTCATCTCCTCGGCCGGGGGAGCCAGATGATTATTACGGGGGGAGAAAAGGTGTTTCCCGGGGAGGTGGAAGCCGTCTTACGGGACTGTCCGGGGATTGAGGATGTCTGTGTGGTGGGGATGGCTGATGAGGACTGGGGGCAGGTGGTGGTGGCGTTATATGTGCCGGCCGGGGGTGAGTCCTCTGAGGGGATTGTGGCGGAGGGGCGATCGCGCTTATCGCAACAGTTAGCCCACTATAAACATCCTAAATGCTGGTGGCCTACCGAGGAGATTCCCCGCAATAGTCGCGGCAAAGTTGAGGTAGAGGCTGTCCAGCAGCTTATCTCAGCGTTTAGACCCAGCAAACAGGGCCCCAAACACGGCAATGATGAGTAA
- a CDS encoding beta strand repeat-containing protein, whose translation MVTHPSRSNCTTGIRGLLSAIVFAWLWNSAPAFAQLIPDQSLPENSRLLRDGSRIHVEGGTQAGGNLFHSFQEFSIPQDLQVHFDNAASIERIITRVTGGEMSQLDGHLSANGAASFILVNPQGIEFGERARLSLGGMFMATTAEGLQFADGSIWGTSPSETSTLLTVSTPVGVQFGDRPGPILNRSLALDDQGTPMGLGALRLSLLGGEVHFEGGQARSPLSVTVGSFGPGTVVGLDGQGGIAEVNSQELGTIRLSRQGGIGGGAIRLLGDRLEMTEGAQVVSLNPGMMAIDMTDSVHLDGESQMISLNGPDLEIQTGTFRLENGSRLVASQGNEGGQGGAIRINAREAIVLRGVGFEPFNLFLAGAATGQLDPEGDTIGGIFSFTTAGQGGEVEVTTGGDFTAENGVILFMPTFAGGQGGNLTLEVGGTLSLNEGAIVNATTLNSRGVGGDTDVKVGSLRLANGSTLANLTLGDGPAGDISIQAQHRVEVLDSRPDAFVPTGIFNNSLFGSGPAGDITIETGDFINRGGGLVTSNTGGTLGGGLVTEGGPGGNISITAENLMQIVGVSADGQLTSGPGTTTFGVFPAGNLTLNTRRLEIGDGAIVSTATVGAGDAGTLTVNAREVEVFGRSPITGLPSILVSSSGRGDVPLDATGEGGDLRLVSDRLTVRDGAVLDVRSFGSGSAGLLDIQARDILLDRGGSLSAATVTGLGGNIQVRSQNLQLRRGSGISTNAGSTDGGNIRLDTATLVALENSDITANALEGRGGRVSITAEGIFGTEFREVQTDQSDITATSALGAEFSGIVEINTPDADSTAGLVELETDTTDPSEQIVQDCLGQDNRFSIIGRGGRPEDPQLGLATRLGWRDQRDWRTLTGEPQTPPPQPQTQTPPLQEATTWVMSATGQVSLVSQQRETEVFLNWSCP comes from the coding sequence ATGGTCACCCACCCCAGCCGCTCCAATTGTACAACAGGTATCCGTGGACTCCTCAGTGCCATCGTTTTTGCATGGCTTTGGAATTCTGCCCCTGCTTTCGCGCAACTGATTCCCGATCAGAGTCTGCCGGAGAACTCTCGCCTCTTGCGAGATGGGAGTCGGATTCACGTGGAGGGAGGAACCCAAGCCGGGGGGAATCTCTTTCACAGTTTTCAGGAATTTTCCATTCCCCAAGACCTTCAAGTTCACTTTGACAACGCTGCCAGTATTGAGCGCATTATCACCCGCGTCACGGGGGGCGAGATGTCACAACTCGATGGTCATCTCAGTGCCAATGGGGCGGCGAGCTTTATTTTAGTCAATCCCCAGGGCATTGAATTTGGAGAACGTGCCCGACTCTCCCTGGGGGGAATGTTCATGGCAACCACCGCTGAGGGACTTCAATTTGCGGATGGTAGTATTTGGGGGACATCGCCTTCTGAAACCTCCACTCTCTTAACGGTATCTACACCCGTGGGGGTACAGTTTGGCGATCGCCCAGGGCCCATTCTCAATCGTTCCTTGGCCCTAGATGACCAGGGAACGCCGATGGGATTAGGGGCCTTACGCCTATCTCTATTGGGGGGAGAAGTGCATTTTGAGGGAGGACAGGCGCGATCGCCCCTCTCGGTGACGGTGGGAAGTTTTGGCCCTGGGACGGTGGTGGGCCTGGATGGCCAGGGCGGTATCGCTGAGGTCAATTCTCAGGAATTGGGGACGATTCGACTCAGTCGCCAGGGAGGAATCGGGGGTGGGGCGATTCGGCTGTTGGGCGATCGCCTAGAGATGACGGAGGGGGCGCAAGTGGTGTCCCTCAACCCTGGGATGATGGCCATCGATATGACAGACTCAGTTCATCTCGATGGGGAGTCCCAGATGATTTCTCTCAATGGCCCGGATTTAGAGATTCAAACTGGAACCTTTCGCCTAGAAAATGGCTCGCGCCTTGTGGCCAGTCAGGGCAATGAAGGGGGACAGGGGGGCGCGATTCGTATCAATGCCCGGGAGGCGATCGTCCTCCGTGGTGTCGGCTTTGAACCCTTTAACCTCTTCCTCGCCGGGGCCGCCACCGGACAGTTAGACCCGGAGGGAGACACCATTGGCGGCATCTTCTCGTTTACCACGGCCGGCCAAGGGGGTGAGGTTGAGGTGACAACGGGCGGCGACTTCACTGCTGAGAATGGGGTAATTCTGTTTATGCCAACCTTTGCCGGGGGACAGGGGGGAAATCTCACCCTTGAGGTTGGGGGGACACTGTCCCTCAATGAAGGGGCGATCGTTAATGCCACAACCCTAAATAGTCGGGGAGTCGGGGGTGATACGGATGTGAAGGTTGGGTCGTTGAGGTTAGCCAATGGTTCCACGTTAGCGAATCTGACCCTCGGAGATGGCCCCGCTGGGGATATCTCCATTCAAGCCCAGCACCGGGTTGAGGTTCTCGATAGCCGGCCCGATGCCTTTGTCCCAACGGGTATTTTCAATAACTCCCTCTTTGGCAGTGGGCCCGCTGGGGATATCACCATTGAAACTGGGGATTTTATCAATCGTGGTGGCGGCTTAGTGACCTCCAATACGGGAGGAACCCTGGGTGGCGGTTTAGTCACGGAGGGGGGTCCTGGGGGCAATATCAGCATTACGGCCGAGAATTTAATGCAGATTGTTGGGGTATCCGCTGATGGACAATTGACCAGTGGCCCGGGAACTACCACCTTCGGCGTCTTTCCCGCCGGGAATCTGACCCTCAATACCCGCCGCTTGGAGATTGGTGATGGGGCCATTGTCTCTACGGCGACGGTGGGGGCCGGAGATGCGGGAACGCTGACGGTGAATGCCCGGGAAGTGGAGGTATTTGGGCGATCGCCCATCACGGGATTACCGAGTATCTTAGTCTCCTCCTCAGGACGGGGTGATGTGCCTTTAGATGCAACGGGGGAGGGAGGAGATTTGCGCCTGGTGAGCGATCGCCTCACGGTTCGGGATGGGGCGGTTTTAGATGTGCGGAGTTTTGGCAGTGGTAGTGCCGGCCTGTTGGATATTCAGGCCCGAGATATCCTTCTCGATCGAGGTGGGAGTTTGAGTGCGGCCACGGTGACTGGATTGGGGGGAAATATTCAGGTGCGATCGCAAAATCTCCAACTGCGGCGGGGTAGTGGTATCAGTACCAATGCCGGAAGTACCGATGGAGGCAATATCCGCCTCGATACAGCTACTTTGGTGGCCCTAGAAAATAGTGATATTACCGCCAACGCCCTTGAAGGACGAGGGGGCCGGGTCAGCATCACCGCTGAGGGAATTTTCGGCACTGAGTTTCGCGAGGTGCAAACAGACCAAAGTGATATTACCGCCACCTCGGCCCTGGGGGCGGAGTTTAGCGGCATTGTGGAAATTAACACCCCAGATGCGGATAGTACAGCGGGGTTAGTGGAACTTGAAACAGATACCACCGACCCCAGCGAGCAAATTGTCCAGGATTGCCTAGGACAAGACAACCGCTTTAGCATCATCGGACGCGGGGGCCGTCCTGAAGATCCGCAACTGGGGTTAGCTACCCGTCTGGGTTGGCGAGATCAGCGGGATTGGCGCACCTTAACTGGGGAACCGCAAACCCCCCCTCCCCAGCCTCAAACTCAGACTCCCCCGTTGCAAGAGGCGACAACGTGGGTGATGTCGGCCACAGGCCAGGTGTCGTTGGTGTCTCAACAAAGGGAAACGGAGGTCTTCCTCAACTGGAGCTGTCCGTAG
- the tftA gene encoding hormogonium tapered terminus morphoprotein TftA, protein MRRVFVSAGHGGYEDGQTDPGAIAGGTTEAQEMILLRDRLLSALQARKVTALSIPDDLNQDQTITWINNRAQANDVAIQLHTNAALNPEARGTTVYYITNNNERRLEAERLLRSLLQQVPQFANRGARPDSSTATGKLLFCRAVAVPSLYIEIGFLTNPTDRSLIQNRRPAIAAGLADGLLAWVNRAPELPPPDVTYPTINIHINGQRYGEPGILINGNSYIPIDLADALGVDLSDNELVRRVYYRNVVYVKAVDLREFNISVGWNNDDRAVVLRSAVAICPGHVDRIMGIGNTTETQMNVFLKNDNSDALNQFPDLARLYREEASIEGVNSDIAFAQMCLETDFLRFGRGINASQNNFAGLGDAAGSAGGARFSSARVGVRAHVQHLKAYGSVEPLVLEVVDPRFRFISRGIAPLVQQLSGRWKSDSNYGDRILAILRQLYESAGIL, encoded by the coding sequence ATGAGACGAGTATTTGTATCGGCTGGCCATGGCGGCTATGAAGATGGACAAACTGACCCAGGTGCGATCGCCGGTGGGACTACCGAAGCCCAGGAGATGATTCTGTTGCGCGATCGCCTCCTGAGCGCCCTACAAGCTCGTAAAGTCACGGCCCTCTCCATCCCAGACGACCTCAACCAAGACCAAACCATCACCTGGATTAATAATCGCGCCCAAGCCAACGATGTGGCGATTCAACTGCACACCAACGCCGCCCTCAACCCGGAAGCGCGAGGCACAACGGTCTATTACATCACCAACAACAACGAACGGCGCTTAGAAGCGGAACGACTCCTGAGAAGTTTACTCCAGCAGGTTCCCCAATTTGCCAACCGAGGGGCCCGTCCCGACTCTAGCACCGCCACGGGCAAACTCCTCTTTTGTCGAGCCGTCGCCGTTCCCTCCCTTTATATTGAAATTGGCTTTCTCACCAATCCCACCGATCGCAGTCTCATCCAAAACCGACGCCCGGCGATCGCTGCTGGTTTAGCCGATGGCTTGCTAGCCTGGGTCAACCGCGCCCCAGAACTGCCACCCCCCGATGTCACCTACCCCACCATCAACATTCACATCAACGGCCAACGCTACGGGGAACCGGGAATTCTGATCAATGGCAATTCTTACATTCCCATTGACTTAGCGGATGCCCTGGGGGTGGATTTAAGTGATAATGAATTGGTGCGGCGGGTGTATTATCGAAACGTCGTGTATGTGAAAGCGGTTGATTTACGCGAGTTCAATATTTCCGTAGGTTGGAATAACGATGACCGAGCGGTCGTTCTACGTTCAGCGGTCGCCATTTGCCCCGGTCATGTTGACCGCATTATGGGCATCGGCAACACCACAGAAACCCAAATGAATGTGTTTCTAAAAAATGACAATTCCGATGCTCTAAATCAGTTTCCAGACCTAGCGAGACTCTATCGAGAAGAGGCAAGTATTGAGGGTGTCAATAGTGATATTGCCTTTGCCCAAATGTGTTTAGAAACAGATTTTCTCCGCTTCGGTCGTGGCATCAACGCCAGTCAAAATAACTTCGCCGGACTCGGCGATGCGGCAGGAAGTGCCGGGGGAGCGAGATTTTCCTCAGCCCGAGTTGGAGTTCGCGCCCACGTCCAGCATTTAAAGGCTTATGGGAGTGTCGAACCGCTTGTCTTAGAGGTCGTTGACCCCCGCTTTCGCTTCATCTCCCGAGGCATCGCCCCCCTCGTCCAACAACTCTCCGGCCGCTGGAAATCCGATAGCAACTACGGCGATCGCATCCTAGCCATTCTCCGCCAACTCTACGAATCCGCCGGCATCCTATAA
- the ispE gene encoding 4-(cytidine 5'-diphospho)-2-C-methyl-D-erythritol kinase, translating into MERCTLSAPAKINLYLEIIGDRPDGYHELAMIMQSVALCDRLWLQVNGLEQFRLQCNTPGVPGDRSNLALRAAELMAQTYPETHHNLGGLDIYLDKVIPIAAGLAGGSTDAAAVLVGLDLLWRQGLTQPELWDLAAELGSDVPFCISGGTALASGRGEEITPLPSMEGVSVVLAKHHSLAISTPWAYKTFRERFSHTYATGDDAQAQRRQSLHAGPMMSALLNHDKREIGRLLYNDLEKVVLPEFPSVARLRQVMSEGDVLGAMMSGSGPTVFALTETPEQAQSLCDHVKREIPDEDLGLWVTEFCPTGVFVC; encoded by the coding sequence ATGGAACGCTGCACTCTCTCCGCCCCTGCCAAGATTAACCTATATCTAGAGATTATTGGCGATCGCCCCGATGGCTATCACGAGCTGGCCATGATCATGCAGAGCGTGGCCCTGTGCGATCGCCTTTGGTTACAGGTTAATGGCCTTGAACAGTTCCGGCTTCAGTGCAATACGCCGGGAGTTCCAGGCGATCGCAGCAACTTGGCCCTGCGAGCCGCCGAGTTAATGGCCCAGACTTACCCGGAAACCCATCATAACTTGGGTGGGCTGGACATTTACCTCGATAAAGTCATTCCCATCGCTGCGGGACTAGCCGGGGGGTCTACAGATGCCGCTGCGGTCCTGGTGGGGTTAGACCTCCTCTGGAGGCAAGGACTCACTCAGCCAGAACTCTGGGATTTGGCGGCTGAACTCGGCTCCGATGTTCCTTTCTGTATTAGTGGGGGAACGGCTCTGGCCAGTGGTCGAGGGGAGGAGATTACCCCGCTTCCCAGTATGGAAGGAGTATCGGTGGTCTTAGCCAAACATCACAGTCTAGCGATTTCCACCCCCTGGGCTTATAAAACCTTCCGGGAGCGTTTCTCCCATACTTACGCCACTGGGGATGATGCCCAAGCACAACGCCGCCAGTCTCTCCATGCAGGGCCCATGATGTCTGCTCTGTTAAATCACGATAAGCGAGAAATCGGTCGCTTGCTCTACAACGACCTGGAAAAAGTCGTGTTACCGGAGTTTCCCTCGGTGGCGCGGTTACGTCAGGTGATGTCCGAGGGGGATGTTCTGGGGGCAATGATGTCTGGGTCTGGCCCGACGGTCTTTGCGCTGACGGAAACTCCGGAACAGGCCCAGTCCCTTTGTGATCATGTCAAACGGGAAATTCCCGATGAGGACTTGGGCCTGTGGGTGACGGAATTTTGCCCCACCGGGGTTTTTGTGTGTTAG
- a CDS encoding MORN repeat-containing protein: MKKYAILIASLLGLGLGFEGSLLPGLAQDSRNPQCSPASLLDSGVGYGRCNYGDGRSYIGSFQDFLPNGRGIYTLGDGTRYEGEFRNGLPHGQGRLILPDDARYEGRFVEGSIREGTAFFTNGDRYQGSFGGTSRTETVTDLVPTGRRTTRGEMILDTQEVQRVFLLSQPDGNGEYIFSNGNRFQGEFFAGKPFGRGTFRHSTGTTCTGFFFTNNFDANNATCTYGDGRRYVGELRQGRPHGTGTMTFPDGRRVVGAFRLGQPVSFSGY; encoded by the coding sequence ATGAAAAAATACGCTATCCTTATCGCGTCATTGTTAGGTTTAGGCCTCGGTTTTGAGGGGTCTTTGCTGCCGGGTTTGGCTCAGGATTCTCGTAATCCTCAATGCTCTCCGGCCTCCCTGTTAGATTCGGGGGTTGGCTATGGTCGCTGTAATTATGGAGATGGACGCAGTTATATTGGCTCGTTCCAAGACTTTTTACCCAACGGACGGGGAATTTATACCTTGGGGGATGGGACTCGTTATGAGGGTGAGTTTAGAAACGGTTTACCCCATGGTCAAGGCCGCTTGATTCTTCCTGATGATGCTCGCTATGAAGGGCGATTTGTTGAGGGGTCGATTCGTGAGGGGACTGCCTTTTTTACCAATGGCGATCGCTATCAAGGTAGCTTTGGCGGTACTTCTCGGACGGAAACCGTGACGGACTTGGTGCCGACGGGCCGCAGAACCACGAGGGGCGAAATGATTTTAGATACCCAGGAGGTTCAACGGGTCTTTCTTCTGAGTCAACCTGATGGGAATGGGGAATATATTTTCTCCAATGGCAATCGCTTCCAAGGGGAGTTTTTCGCTGGCAAACCCTTTGGACGAGGGACGTTCCGCCATTCTACTGGGACAACCTGCACGGGGTTTTTCTTTACCAATAACTTTGATGCTAATAATGCCACCTGTACCTATGGGGATGGCCGTCGTTATGTGGGGGAACTGCGACAGGGACGACCTCATGGCACAGGAACGATGACGTTCCCTGATGGACGGCGGGTGGTTGGAGCCTTCCGCTTAGGTCAACCGGTTAGTTTTAGCGGCTATTAG
- the folE gene encoding GTP cyclohydrolase I FolE, with the protein MTLSNSSELIGTDRLEKQLETNGHSTVSEQEMRQSIRTLLTELGEDPDREGLRDTPKRVSKAWQFLTSGYNQSMEELLNGAIFNENSHEMVLVRDITLFSTCEHHMLPIIGHAHVAYIPNGKVIGLSKIARICEMFARRLQVQERLTGQVADALQDVLQPQGVAVVIEATHMCMVMRGVQKPGSWTTTSAMRGVFSDDARTRQEFMGLIRHSPQFH; encoded by the coding sequence ATGACACTATCCAATTCTTCCGAACTCATCGGTACAGATCGACTTGAAAAACAACTGGAGACCAACGGACATAGCACCGTTTCCGAACAGGAAATGCGTCAATCCATTCGCACCCTGTTAACTGAACTTGGCGAAGATCCCGATCGCGAAGGACTGCGAGACACCCCCAAACGAGTCAGCAAAGCCTGGCAATTCCTCACCTCAGGATATAACCAATCCATGGAGGAACTGCTCAACGGAGCAATTTTTAACGAGAACTCCCATGAGATGGTCTTGGTACGTGACATCACCCTCTTCAGCACCTGCGAACATCATATGCTGCCGATTATCGGCCATGCTCATGTGGCCTATATCCCCAACGGCAAGGTGATTGGCCTCTCCAAAATTGCCCGTATTTGTGAAATGTTCGCCCGTCGCCTCCAGGTTCAAGAACGTCTCACCGGACAAGTCGCCGACGCCCTACAAGACGTTCTCCAGCCTCAAGGGGTCGCCGTGGTCATTGAGGCCACCCATATGTGCATGGTCATGCGTGGGGTGCAAAAACCCGGTTCCTGGACAACCACCAGTGCCATGCGAGGCGTGTTTTCCGATGATGCACGCACACGCCAAGAGTTCATGGGGTTAATTCGCCACAGTCCTCAGTTCCACTAA
- a CDS encoding SufE family protein, protein MTTPTLPPELDKMVQRFQRASDPKRRYEQLLWLAKKLPEMPEAEKTPENKVQGCVSQVYVTAHLDEAGKVHFNGDSDAQLTKGLLAFLIRGTEGLTPVEVVKLAPDFIQDTGLQASLTPSRANGFYNIFKTMKQKALLLAPAETDLSAFDIKSAEAG, encoded by the coding sequence ATGACGACCCCTACTCTTCCCCCAGAACTCGACAAAATGGTTCAACGCTTCCAGCGCGCCTCTGACCCCAAACGGCGTTATGAGCAACTGCTCTGGCTAGCGAAAAAACTGCCAGAGATGCCCGAGGCTGAGAAAACTCCTGAAAATAAAGTTCAGGGGTGCGTCTCTCAGGTTTACGTCACCGCACATCTCGACGAGGCCGGCAAAGTTCACTTTAACGGGGATTCTGACGCCCAGTTAACCAAGGGACTCCTAGCCTTCCTGATTCGTGGAACCGAAGGACTAACCCCAGTCGAGGTGGTCAAGCTCGCCCCCGACTTCATTCAGGACACCGGCCTACAGGCGAGTTTAACCCCATCTCGTGCCAACGGATTTTACAATATTTTCAAAACCATGAAACAAAAAGCCTTACTGTTGGCCCCAGCGGAGACGGATTTAAGTGCTTTCGATATTAAAAGTGCTGAAGCTGGGTAA